The Christiangramia forsetii KT0803 DNA segment AATAAAATAACGCCAAATCTGATCTTCATTAGATTGTGCCCAATCCATTTCTTTCCGGGTATAGCCTATCTTTTCAGCATCATTCTTAAACGGAATAAATTTATCTTTTAGATACAAGATTTTCCCGTAGTACAGCATATGAGCTAAAAATGTCCTGGAATCAGCTTTTGGAACATAACTCTTAGCTATTTCATTCGCTGCATCTGGAATTATCTGGTTTTTTCTGAAATTCTTCCTGAGAAAATCCTGAATCCCAATATAAAATTTATGCTCCTCCCCAAGATAAGTATCCAGGGATAAAAACAAATAGTCGCTAGTATATATCGCTTTGTTCTTATAATCAACTTCAGAAGTTATGGTAATAACATCGGGAATTTGAAAATCTGGAAAATAGTATTTCACATGCTGAAACAGGGCGTGTAGATCATCTGTCTCTTCAGAAAATTCAGGAAAGGTTTTAGTAACTTCAGCTTCAATTTCTAATTGAATACTGTCGTTTAGCTTTTGAATCCAAACACTGTCAGGAAATTGTTTCGGAAATAAAAATGGATATTGAGCTTTAAGTTCTGGCAAACTATCTTCGGTCACCTCAGCAAATTTCTGATCAAATCGAATAACTTCAAAGTTGGCATCTATTTTCTCTATCCTGGCTTCAGTTTCAGAGGTATTATCGCAAGAAAGAATACTTACAAATAGTATTAAAAACCAGAATCTCTTCAGCATATCTCTCTATTATGAAGGCTTTAACGCCTGTCCCTT contains these protein-coding regions:
- the gldB gene encoding gliding motility lipoprotein GldB yields the protein MLKRFWFLILFVSILSCDNTSETEARIEKIDANFEVIRFDQKFAEVTEDSLPELKAQYPFLFPKQFPDSVWIQKLNDSIQLEIEAEVTKTFPEFSEETDDLHALFQHVKYYFPDFQIPDVITITSEVDYKNKAIYTSDYLFLSLDTYLGEEHKFYIGIQDFLRKNFRKNQIIPDAANEIAKSYVPKADSRTFLAHMLYYGKILYLKDKFIPFKNDAEKIGYTRKEMDWAQSNEDQIWRYFIENELIYDTDSQLYTRFLYPAPFSKFYLQLDAESPARIGQYIGWNIVRAYMDKNDVSINKMLNTSAEEIFNKANYKPKK